In Thalassotalea fonticola, a single genomic region encodes these proteins:
- the carB gene encoding carbamoyl-phosphate synthase large subunit, which translates to MPKRTDIKSILILGAGPIVIGQACEFDYSGAQACKALREEGYRVILVNSNPATIMTDPEMADATYIEPIHWEVVRNIIEKERPDAVLPTMGGQTALNCALELEAKGVLAEFNVEMIGATADAIDKAEDRSRFDVAMKKIGLDTPRAKIVHTMDEAIAASEFLGFPCIIRPSFTMGGTGGGIAYNREEFETICTRGLDLSPTSELLIDESLIGWKEYEMEVVRDKNDNCIIICSIENFDPMGIHTGDSITVAPAQTLTDKEYQIMRNASVAVLREIGVETGGSNVQFGICPDTGRMVIIEMNPRVSRSSALASKATGFPIAKIAAKLAVGYTLDELSNDITGGATPASFEPTIDYVVTKIPRFNFEKFAGAEDRLTTQMKSVGEVMAIGRNQQESMQKALRGLEVGVNGFDPIVDVTKPGAKTKIMHELQEAGADRIWYVADAFRLGLTLEDVFRTTKIDRWFLVQIEDIIKEEQNIAAGGMSSLTTDYLRKLKRKGFSDSRLADVIGVAESEIRKKRHNAEIFPVYKRVDTCAAEFSSDTAYMYSTYDEECEANPTDNDKIMILGGGPNRIGQGIEFDYCCVHAALALREDGFETIMVNCNPETVSTDYDTSDRLYFESVTFEDVLEIVRVEKPKGVIVQYGGQTPLKLARALEAAGVPIIGTSPDAIDRAEDRERFQQAVDRLGLLQPENATVTSLDEAMAKAETIGFPLVVRPSYVLGGRAMEIVYDLDDLRRYMTEAVSVSNDSPVLLDHFLDDAIEVDIDVICDGTDVVIGGIMQHIEQAGVHSGDSACSLPAYSLSQEIQDVMRKQVTALAFELGVNGLMNTQMAVKDNEVYLIEVNPRAARTVPFVSKATSVPLAKVAARVMAGTSLKEQGITTEVIPEYFSVKEVVIPFNKFHGSDPLVGPEMRSTGEVMGTGDTFEEAYAKANLGAGVTLPKTGRALISVRNSDKERVVDLARQLVELGFSLDATHGTAVILGEADIPVRLVNKVHEGRPHIVDRIKNSEYSYIINTTEGRKAIEDSKQIRGAALRYKATYTTTLNAGFAVCMAHSADDRNKVNSIQELHERCQ; encoded by the coding sequence ATGCCAAAACGTACTGACATAAAAAGTATTCTGATATTAGGTGCAGGTCCAATAGTAATTGGTCAAGCCTGTGAATTTGACTATTCAGGTGCACAAGCCTGTAAAGCTTTACGCGAAGAAGGTTACCGAGTAATACTAGTTAACTCGAACCCTGCAACCATCATGACCGATCCTGAAATGGCCGATGCAACTTACATCGAACCAATTCACTGGGAAGTTGTGCGTAACATTATTGAAAAAGAACGCCCTGATGCCGTGTTACCTACTATGGGTGGCCAAACTGCTCTTAACTGTGCTTTAGAGCTTGAAGCGAAAGGTGTACTTGCTGAGTTTAACGTTGAAATGATCGGTGCAACTGCTGATGCAATCGATAAAGCAGAAGATCGAAGCCGTTTTGACGTTGCGATGAAAAAAATCGGTTTAGATACACCACGTGCGAAAATAGTACATACCATGGACGAAGCAATCGCAGCTTCCGAATTCTTAGGTTTCCCATGTATCATTCGCCCATCATTTACTATGGGCGGAACTGGTGGTGGTATCGCATATAACCGTGAAGAGTTTGAAACTATTTGTACTCGTGGTTTAGATTTATCACCAACTTCAGAGTTATTGATTGATGAATCATTAATTGGTTGGAAAGAATATGAAATGGAAGTGGTTCGCGACAAAAATGATAACTGTATCATTATTTGTTCGATTGAAAACTTCGACCCTATGGGGATCCATACTGGTGACTCAATTACTGTAGCACCGGCACAAACCCTTACCGATAAAGAATACCAAATCATGCGTAACGCCTCAGTTGCAGTATTACGTGAAATTGGTGTTGAAACAGGTGGTTCAAACGTACAGTTTGGTATTTGTCCTGATACTGGCCGTATGGTTATCATCGAGATGAACCCGCGTGTATCTCGCTCATCGGCATTAGCGTCAAAAGCAACTGGTTTCCCTATTGCGAAAATTGCAGCTAAATTAGCCGTAGGTTACACGCTTGATGAATTAAGCAACGATATTACTGGCGGTGCAACTCCAGCATCGTTCGAGCCGACAATCGATTACGTAGTAACGAAAATTCCTCGTTTTAACTTCGAAAAATTTGCTGGCGCAGAAGATAGACTTACTACGCAAATGAAATCTGTTGGTGAAGTTATGGCAATTGGCCGTAACCAACAAGAATCAATGCAAAAAGCATTACGTGGTTTAGAAGTTGGCGTTAACGGCTTCGATCCTATTGTTGATGTGACTAAGCCTGGTGCTAAAACTAAAATCATGCATGAATTGCAAGAAGCTGGTGCAGACCGTATCTGGTATGTTGCCGATGCATTTCGTTTAGGTTTAACCTTAGAAGACGTATTCCGTACGACTAAAATTGACCGTTGGTTCTTAGTACAAATTGAAGACATTATTAAAGAAGAGCAAAACATTGCTGCTGGCGGTATGTCTAGTTTAACAACTGACTATTTGCGTAAGCTGAAGCGTAAAGGTTTTTCTGATAGCCGCTTAGCTGATGTTATTGGTGTTGCTGAATCTGAAATCCGCAAAAAACGCCATAATGCTGAAATTTTCCCTGTATACAAACGTGTTGATACCTGTGCCGCAGAGTTTAGTTCTGACACCGCTTATATGTACTCAACGTATGATGAAGAGTGTGAAGCTAACCCTACTGATAACGACAAGATCATGATCCTTGGCGGTGGCCCTAACCGAATTGGTCAAGGTATTGAATTTGATTACTGTTGTGTACACGCAGCTTTAGCATTACGTGAAGATGGCTTTGAAACAATCATGGTTAACTGTAACCCTGAAACTGTTTCTACCGATTACGACACATCAGACCGATTATATTTTGAATCAGTAACATTTGAAGACGTACTAGAAATCGTACGTGTTGAAAAGCCAAAAGGCGTTATCGTGCAATACGGTGGTCAAACACCACTTAAATTAGCACGTGCATTAGAAGCTGCTGGCGTACCAATTATTGGTACTTCGCCAGATGCCATCGACAGAGCTGAAGATAGAGAACGTTTTCAACAAGCGGTTGACCGTTTAGGTTTATTACAACCTGAAAACGCTACCGTGACTTCACTTGATGAAGCCATGGCAAAAGCTGAAACTATTGGTTTCCCATTAGTTGTACGTCCATCTTATGTATTAGGTGGTCGCGCAATGGAAATCGTTTATGACCTAGACGATTTACGTCGTTATATGACTGAAGCGGTAAGTGTATCTAACGATTCACCGGTACTACTTGATCACTTCTTAGATGATGCTATTGAAGTTGATATCGACGTTATATGTGACGGCACTGATGTAGTTATTGGCGGTATTATGCAACATATCGAACAAGCTGGCGTTCACTCTGGTGACTCTGCATGTTCATTACCTGCGTACAGCTTAAGCCAAGAAATTCAAGATGTTATGCGTAAGCAAGTTACAGCATTAGCCTTTGAATTAGGCGTAAATGGTTTAATGAATACGCAAATGGCCGTTAAAGACAATGAAGTTTACTTGATTGAAGTTAACCCGCGTGCTGCTCGAACTGTACCGTTTGTATCTAAAGCAACAAGTGTTCCTTTAGCGAAAGTGGCAGCGCGAGTAATGGCTGGTACGTCATTAAAAGAGCAGGGCATTACCACTGAAGTTATTCCTGAGTACTTCTCAGTTAAAGAAGTTGTAATTCCATTTAACAAGTTCCACGGAAGTGATCCTCTAGTTGGCCCTGAAATGCGTTCAACCGGTGAAGTGATGGGCACAGGTGATACGTTTGAAGAAGCGTATGCTAAAGCTAACTTAGGCGCAGGTGTTACCTTACCTAAAACAGGCCGTGCATTAATATCAGTTCGTAATAGTGATAAAGAACGTGTTGTCGATTTAGCTCGTCAATTGGTTGAGTTAGGCTTTAGCTTAGATGCAACGCATGGTACTGCCGTTATTTTAGGCGAAGCAGATATTCCGGTTCGTTTAGTGAATAAGGTTCATGAAGGTCGTCCACACATTGTCGATAGAATTAAAAACAGTGAGTACAGTTATATTATTAACACCACTGAAGGTCGTAAAGCGATTGAAGATTCTAAACAAATACGTGGCGCTGCGTTACGTTATAAAGCAACTTATACGACAACGTTAAATGCTGGGTTTGCTGTTTGTATGGCACATTCTGCAGATGACAGAAATAAAGTTAACTCTATTCAAGAATTACACGAAAGGTGTCAATAA
- the greA gene encoding transcription elongation factor GreA: protein MATYPMTVQGADALREELVYLKQTKRPEIVASIAEAREHGDLKENAEYHAAREEQGFCEGRIQDIEGKLGNAQIIDVTKIPNTHKVIFGVTVTLLNIETDAEVTYQIVGDDEADIKNNRISVNSPIARALIGKVVDSEVEVKTPGGVVEYEIISVEHK from the coding sequence ATGGCTACGTACCCTATGACAGTTCAAGGTGCTGACGCCCTTAGAGAAGAACTGGTTTATTTAAAACAAACAAAACGCCCTGAAATTGTTGCATCAATTGCTGAAGCACGTGAACACGGTGATTTAAAAGAAAATGCTGAGTATCATGCTGCTCGTGAAGAGCAAGGTTTTTGTGAAGGTCGCATTCAAGATATTGAAGGCAAACTGGGTAACGCGCAAATTATTGACGTAACTAAAATACCAAACACGCACAAAGTGATTTTCGGTGTTACTGTTACCTTACTTAATATCGAAACGGATGCTGAAGTAACTTACCAAATAGTTGGTGATGATGAAGCCGATATTAAGAACAACCGCATTAGTGTTAATTCACCAATTGCGCGCGCTCTTATCGGTAAAGTAGTTGATTCAGAAGTTGAAGTGAAAACGCCTGGTGGCGTTGTTGAATACGAAATTATCTCGGTTGAGCATAAATAA